The Daucus carota subsp. sativus chromosome 9, DH1 v3.0, whole genome shotgun sequence genome window below encodes:
- the LOC108202989 gene encoding ATP-sulfurylase 3, chloroplastic: protein MATMSTALFLKTPISSHSFPKPFKTHFISPLKTNPIFPKTRSSNPKISCGLIDPDGGKLVDLIVKPSERDLRKAQVDSLPQIKLSKVDLEWVHVLSEGWASPLKGFMRESEFLQTLHFNSLRMSDGSFVNMSLPIVLAIDDSQKSLIGASTSVALVDKDENLVAILSNIEVYKHNKEERIARTWGTTAPGLPYVEEAIKNSGNWLLGGDLEVIEPIKYNDGLDRFRLSPSELREEFTRRNADAVFAFQLRNPVHNGHALLMTDTRRRLLDMGYKNPILLLHPLGGFTKADDVPLSWRMKQHEKVLEDGVLDPETTVVSIFPSPMHYAGPTEVQWHAKARINAGANFYIVGRDPAGMGHPLEDRDLYDADHGKKVLSMAPGLERLNILPFKVAAYDKTQSKMAFFDPSRAQDFLFISGTKMRTLAKNRENPPDGFMCPGGWQVLVDYYDSLALAGSGKVSEPVPA from the exons ATGGCGACCATGTCTACAGCTCTCTTCCTCAAAACTCCAATCTCCTCGCATTCATTTCCAAAACCCTTCAAAACCCATTTCATATCCCCCCTCAAAACCAACCCCATCTTCCCAAAAACCCGGTCCAGCAACCCCAAGATTTCTTGTGGGCTCATCGACCCGGATGGCGGGAAACTGGTTGACCTAATTGTGAAGCCATCAGAGAGGGATTTGAGGAAGGCCCAGGTGGATTCATTGCCTCAAATCAAGCTTTCGAAGGTTGATCTTGAATGGGTCCATGTGTTAAGTGAAGGGTGGGCTAGCCCACTTAAAGGGTTCATGAGAGAATCCGAGTTCCTCCAAACACTTCATTTCAATTCACTCAGAATGAGTGATGGTTCCTTTGTTAACATGTCGTTGCCTATTGTTCTTGCCATTGATGATTCTCAGAAGAGTTTGATTGGTGCCTCCACTTCGGTTGCTCTTGTTGATAAGGATGAGAATTTGGTTGCAATTTTGAGCAA TATTGAGGTTTACAAGCATAACAAAGAAGAAAGAATAGCAAGGACATGGGGTACAACTGCCCCTGGTCTACCCTATGTTGAGGAAGCCATAAAAAATTCTGGAAACTGGCTGCTTGGAGGTGATTTAGAGGTTATTGAACCGATTAAGTACAATGATGGTCTTGATCGGTTCCGACTATCCCCTTCCGAGCTTCGTGAAGAATTCACAAGGCGTAATGCTGATGCAGTGTTTGCTTTCCAGCTGAGAAATCCTGTGCACAATGGTCATGCTTTGCTCATGACTGACACACGTCGCAGACTTCTTGATATGGGGTACAAAAATCCAATCCTGTTGCTTCATCCATTGGGAGGCTTCACAAAAGCCGATGATGTCCCACTTAGCTGGCGAATGAAGCAACATGAGAAG GTGCTTGAAGATGGTGTACTTGATCCAGAGACTACTGTGGTTTCAATATTTCCTTCTCCCATGCATTATGCTGGTCCAACTGAGGTGCAGTGGCATGCAAAGGCACGAATCAATGCCGGTGCGAACTTCTACATTGTTGGTCGTGACCCTGCTGGTATGGGCCATCCTTTGGAAGATAGAGATTTATATGATGCTGACCATGGAAAGAAGGTATTGAGCATGGCGCCCGGGCTGGAACGGCTAAATATCCTTCCTTTCAAG GTTGCAGCATATGATAAAACCCAGAGTAAGATGGCATTCTTTGATCCTTCCAGGGCACAGGACTTCCTCTTTATCTCGGGTACCAAG ATGCGAACTCTTGCGAAGAACAGAGAAAATCCTCCTGATGGATTTATGTGTCCAGGTGGTTGGCAAGTGTTAGTGGATTACTATGACAGTTTGGCACTTGCAGGATCTGGTAAAGTATCCGAACCAGTACCAGCTTAA